ATAATGTGATAATGAAAAAAAAGTTGAGAATTAGTTTTTAATTTTTCACTTTTAATTTTTAATTAAAAAAGTCTTGATTCTTGATTCTTAAATCTTGAATCTAAATTTAAACGTATGAAGGAAGAACAACTTAAAAGAGCGTATGAAGATGCAAAGGCACAATACGCATCGCTGGGAGTGGATGTTGACCAGGCTATTGAGAAACTGAACAATCTCTCTATATCCATTCACTGCTGGCAGGCAGACGATGTGTCGGGATTTGAAAATCCTGACGGAGAGTTGACAGGTGGCATCCAGGCTACCGGTAACTATCCCGGAAAAGCCAGGACCATAGAGGAACTACGGAGTGATTTCGAGAAAGTGCTCACGCTGATCCCCGGAACACACAGGATAAGCTTGCATGCCATCTATGGCGATTTTGGCGGTGAATTCGTCGATCGTGATCAGATCGAACCAAAACATTTTCAATCATGGATCGACTGGGCGAAGAAAGTCGGCGTAAAACTCGATTTCAACTGTACTCTTTTCTCGCATCCCAAAGGTGAGAGCGGATATATGATCTCTCATTTTGATCCTGAGATCAGGGAGTTCTGGAAAGAGCACCTGCGCCGTTGTCGTCGTATCGCAGCTGAAATCGGACGGCAGCAAGGCGATCCCTGTATTCACAATATCTGGTTTCCCGACGGAGAAAAGGACAAAACCGTTTCACGCTTTGCCCACAGACAACTGATGAAAGAGGCACTCGACGATGTTTTCACCGAAAAGATCAGTACAGATTACCTGAAAGATTGTGTGGAATGTAAATTGTTTGGTATCGGAAGCGAAAGTTATGTAGTGGGATCGCATGAATTTTATATGGGTTATGCGGTAAAAAACAATATGATGCTGACACTGGATGCCGGGCACTTCCATCCGACCGAATCAATAGCCGATAAAATCTCTTCGATGCTCCTTTTTGTTCCTGAACTTAATCTGCATGTAAGTCGTCCGGAACGTTGGGATAGTGATCACGTAGTGATCTTAAGCGACGAGTTATTGGCTTTAACTCAGGAGATTGTTCGTTCCGGTCATGCCGATCGTGTACATGTCGGGCTCGATTATTTTGATGCATCTATCAATCGCCTGGGAGCTTATATAGTGGGAATCCGCGCTACACAGAAAGCGATGTTGCAAGCGCTGCTCGAGCCGACCCGACAATTAAGGGAATTTGAACTGCAGGATAAAAATTTCCAACGGCTGGCTTATCTGGAAGAATTGAAATCAATGCCCTGGAACGCGGTATATAATTACTATTGCCAGCAGCAGAACGTACCTGTGGGCGATGCTTATATACAGGATGTTCAGGAGTATGAAGATCAGGTAACCTCTAAACGAGTCTAAACAATGAATACAATTCTGGGTTTAATTATTATTGCTGTGGGAAGTATGGGCCAATCAAGCTCATACGTCCCCATCAATAAGATAAAAGAGTGGTCATGGGAAAACTTCTGGCTGATGCAGGGAATTTTCGCATGGCTGCTCTTTCCTCTTCTGGGGGCATTCATGGCCAGTACGCCATCGGAATTGATCGCAATATATACTACCAATGCAGCTGCCTCATGGAAAGCTATTGGATACGGGGTACTTTGGGGAGTCGGGGGATTGACTTTCGGATTGAGTATGCGTTTTCTGGGTATCGCACTCGGACAATCAGTGGCGCTGGGAACCTGTGCTGCTTTCGGGACACTTATCCCCGCAATGCTTACCGGTACGGATCTTTTTTCTCCGAAAGGATTGGTTTTGTTGGTGGCTGTTGCCGTTACACTGGCAGGCATTGCATTAGTAGGGTATGCCGGTAGCCTCCGTTCAAAAAATATGTCCGAAGAGGAGAGGAAAAAAGCGATCAAAGATTTTGCCCTGAAAAAGGGACTTCTTATCGCGTTGTTTGCAGGTGTAATGAGTGCCTGTTTCAGTCTGGGATTAAGCGCCGGGATACCGGTAAAAGAAGCGGCCATTGCTGCCGGAGCAAAGGAGTTGTTTGCACAGAATCCGGTCACACTATTGGTCACCCTTGGCGGATTTGTCACCAATCTCGTTTATTGTCTCTATATGAACCGGAAAAATAAAACGAGCAGTGAAATAAAACGCTCCTCAAAAGCCGTTTTGGTAAATAATCTTCTGTTTTGTGCACTGGCAGGGCTTCTCTGGTATTCTCAATTTTTCGGGTTGGGTATGGGACAAAGTTTTTTTGAACCCGGCAGTGTGATGATGGCTTTTTCATGGAGCATACTGATGTCTCTAAACGTGGTTTTCAGCAACGTATGGGGCATTATCCTCAAAGAGTGGAAAGGTGCAGGAAAAAAGGCCGTCATTTTCCTGGTTATCGGGATGGCAGTTTTGATATTTTCTTTGGTAATACCCAATCTGTTTTAATCCTATCAGTTCTATGAATCATGTACTGACCTGACAATATTTGCAATATGCCGCAATAAGTTGATGGTGCGGCGGGAATTGAAGCAAAGCGAAAATCGCTGACTTCTATTGAAAGTCTCAACAGGGAGCAATAAAATTCGGTTTATATATGTAAATCGACGATACAGACAACGACCATTTTCAATGAAAATGAATTTGCAAATCTAAACAGACAAAACATGAGATTTAACGACTTAGGAATCGATTTTAAATACCTGTTAGTAAACGAAAAAGATAAAAAATTCGGGTTAACGGTCAACACTGTTGGTTTTCAGCCCATAGCACCTAATACGGTGTACCCGTCCACAGAACATCCCAAAAGTTACTACTTCACCCCAAATAACGGACGTATTTTATCGGAATATCAAATCGTTTATATCAGTAAAGGAAAAGGAATTTTTTCTTCCGATTCCACAAAAAGGACAAATATTACCAAAGGACAGGTTATTTTTCTTTTTCCCGGCCAATGGCATACCTACTGCCCACTCAAAGAAATAGGATGGAATGAATATTACATCGGCTTTGAAGGAAAGATCATTGATGATATCGTAGCAAACGGGTTCATATCTCCGGAGAATCAGATTCTCAGTGTAGGGGTGAACGAAGATCTCGTAAACCTGTTTTCTACAGCCATTAAAGTGGCTAAAGAAGATAAAACGGCTGCACAGCAGAATCTGGCAGGAATTGCATTTAATATCCTGGGTACGATTTTATCGCTGGCACAAAACAGGAACTTCGAGTCTAAAGAATCCGCTCAGAAAATTGAACGGGCAAAAGTTATCATGATTGAAAATATCCATAAAAATATCGATATCAAAGGGATTGCTACCAACCTGGGGATCAGCTACTCTTTATTCAGGAAAGCATTTAAGGAGTACACCGGTTATGCCCCGGC
This window of the Proteiniphilum saccharofermentans genome carries:
- the rhaT gene encoding L-rhamnose/proton symporter RhaT; translated protein: MNTILGLIIIAVGSMGQSSSYVPINKIKEWSWENFWLMQGIFAWLLFPLLGAFMASTPSELIAIYTTNAAASWKAIGYGVLWGVGGLTFGLSMRFLGIALGQSVALGTCAAFGTLIPAMLTGTDLFSPKGLVLLVAVAVTLAGIALVGYAGSLRSKNMSEEERKKAIKDFALKKGLLIALFAGVMSACFSLGLSAGIPVKEAAIAAGAKELFAQNPVTLLVTLGGFVTNLVYCLYMNRKNKTSSEIKRSSKAVLVNNLLFCALAGLLWYSQFFGLGMGQSFFEPGSVMMAFSWSILMSLNVVFSNVWGIILKEWKGAGKKAVIFLVIGMAVLIFSLVIPNLF
- a CDS encoding AraC family transcriptional regulator, with translation MRFNDLGIDFKYLLVNEKDKKFGLTVNTVGFQPIAPNTVYPSTEHPKSYYFTPNNGRILSEYQIVYISKGKGIFSSDSTKRTNITKGQVIFLFPGQWHTYCPLKEIGWNEYYIGFEGKIIDDIVANGFISPENQILSVGVNEDLVNLFSTAIKVAKEDKTAAQQNLAGIAFNILGTILSLAQNRNFESKESAQKIERAKVIMIENIHKNIDIKGIATNLGISYSLFRKAFKEYTGYAPAQYFQELKLRKAKELLAETNYSIKEISYELNFSSYEYFLSFFKKRVGVTPMEYRNSGRIKQNSN
- a CDS encoding L-rhamnose isomerase, with translation MKEEQLKRAYEDAKAQYASLGVDVDQAIEKLNNLSISIHCWQADDVSGFENPDGELTGGIQATGNYPGKARTIEELRSDFEKVLTLIPGTHRISLHAIYGDFGGEFVDRDQIEPKHFQSWIDWAKKVGVKLDFNCTLFSHPKGESGYMISHFDPEIREFWKEHLRRCRRIAAEIGRQQGDPCIHNIWFPDGEKDKTVSRFAHRQLMKEALDDVFTEKISTDYLKDCVECKLFGIGSESYVVGSHEFYMGYAVKNNMMLTLDAGHFHPTESIADKISSMLLFVPELNLHVSRPERWDSDHVVILSDELLALTQEIVRSGHADRVHVGLDYFDASINRLGAYIVGIRATQKAMLQALLEPTRQLREFELQDKNFQRLAYLEELKSMPWNAVYNYYCQQQNVPVGDAYIQDVQEYEDQVTSKRV